The window caagacaaaaaaaattgatagatgATAACCTCAGAAATGGTGCTGACCATTGCCAGAATGACAGTTGGGAAAAGCTAATACATTCTCTTTCCTAGAGTCATCAGTCTCTATCTCAGATCTATCACATGGTCTATCATACAGAAGGCTGAACTAGAGAATTAAACTTTCTCTTCTGCAATGTCCCTGACCATTTTTTGCTGATAGATTTGACTGGGTCAATAAGGACAGGCATGCATATGCAGAGTTACTACCAATCTCTTATTCTTTTCATACCCTCTCCCCAAGTCTCACAGCAAGACTGGCATGTTGTGCCTCTGAGGCTAGATGAAAAATTTCTTCTGCATGTGGGAAATGTTGGGGTTTGGGTGTGAGGAGAGCTTGAAAATGGGGGGAAGCTCACTGACAAGGGGACTTGAATCATTTAAGAGAGCATGAGGTTGGAGATACATGGGTATTCAagcccaacacacacacacacacacacacaaacacaaaaacacacCTGCTCAATCCCCCCAGTCTTCAATATTCCTAACTCTGATGTACTCAACTGGTTTGAATAACTGGGAAAATTCTGTATTTTTTGAAACTATATTGAAATTGAATGACCAACTTTGCTTTGCTATCCAACTCTATTATATTCTCAATAGAAAAAGTGAAAGCAACATTATCTAATCCAGATCATACATCTCACTTATATTTGGTCAATTTCCAAAGGCTTTTCCCTTCTCAGGCTGCAGATTTATGTCAATCACTGACACATGCTATGCTCTCAAGGACTTGAGAAAAGGTAAAATTCTATTCTTTAATCTGGTCAGCCAAATGGATACATAGTAAAATCAATAAATTTGACTCCTAATAAATAATAGAAACCAAGAGAAATTATATAACCAGATATAGATTCCATCTACATGATATCATACAAGATCCAGGGCCTGCTAGACActattctataaaataagaaagtaaatatGCCATCCACTGCTCCAAGTAAATATTCAATGACCACTTCCTAATCAGGGGTTGGGAGTCAAAAAGAATTCTAGAGTCCTCAGTATGTAttgtattttatatgaaattttcaTCATATTCTAGACATGTTGTTTATATTAACAATAGAACATATCTGGCTAGTACCATTAGTTCCATctaaacaaaaatatgtatttatgcatatatatatatgtatatagaaaaacCCCTGATTGATGACAAACATATCACAACATTACTGCAAACtgaaatgattataaaattaGACATAGACATCATTTCATAAGTAAGAGGGTATGGAAAAGAAGTGACTGCCTCTATGATGTCATTTAATGAATTTAGGAAAGATCCTGCTCCCACCTCAATATTTCCATTAAACTCTTGGAAATAATGCCAGTACCCTACCTTTAAACTTGAATTGCTTTGAGTAAACCAGCACCTACTTCAAAAGTTAGAGAAACTTAGAACTTGAAAGGATCCCAGACAATAGCTACTCCAACTCCTTCCTAAAGTATGATTGCAGTCTATCAAATCCTTAATAGGTGGTCATTTAGCCTCTACTTTAACACTTCTAATAATGGAGAAAGTGTTGAGTCAGAGTTAAGATGGATGATTCTTTAGGCTAAATGTTCTGCCTGGTGAAAGGAATAGAGTCCTTCCCAAGAGCTTCTGCAGAGCCCCTTTCACTTCTCTATTcctgaaagaataaataattggGTTGAACATAGGGATAATGACAGAATAGAGGGCAGTGATAATTTTGTCCCTTTCCAAAGAGAGGTTGGAGGTCGGGCGAATGTAGGTGTAAATTACAGTGGAATAGTAGAGGGAAACCACAGTAAGGTGAGATGAGCAGGTAGAAAAGGCTTTCTTCTTGCCCTCAGAGGAGCGAATCCTCAGAATTGTCTTAATAATATATCCATAAGAAACCAGGATGAGAGAACAATGCCCCATCCCAAATATCACATCTGCACAGAAAGCTAGAGCTTCATTGAGACGGGTATCAGAGCAAGATAACTTCAGTATGGGTGGCAACTCACAGAAGAAATGGTCAATAACAAGAGATCCACAGAAGGACAAGGGCACTGCTAAGCTGGTATGGACTGCTGAGTTGCTTATACCAATGACCCAGACACTTGCTACCATACCAATGCAGACACGACTACTCATGATCATTGGATAATGGAGGGGATGGCAGATAGCAGCATAACGGTCAAATGCCATGAAAGCCAGAAGAACAATCTCAGAGACTAAGGCCCATGTGAATATATACATCTGGGCCATACAGCCTGCAAATGAGATAACAGCCCTCTGAGAAAAAAGGTTGGCTAACATCTTGGGCACAATGGTAGATGTACACAAGAGGTCAATGACAGACAAGTTGCCCAAAAGGAAATACATGGGTGTGTGAAGCTGTTGATTGGCATAGATGGTGAAGAAGATGAGAGAGTTTCCCATCACAGCAATTACATAGATGCACAGGAAGGACACTAACAGAAATATGCGCAGCTCCGGGAGACTGGAGAATCCCACCAGGATAAATTCTATTTCCATAGACTGGTTCTTCATCCCAACAAACTAAGAACTGGCCTTGAAAATAAGtcaggtgtcacagtggatagagcactggccctggagtcaggagtacctgagtgcaaatgcagcctcagacacttaataattacctagctgtgtggcattgggcaagccacttaaccgtgtttgccttgcaaaaacctaaaaaaaaaaaaaaagtaagtcaaAGCAATAATGAGACAATTTCAGTCTCTCCTCTATTTGATTCAGTTCAAGTCATTTCAATAAGtacttttagacttttttttaagtatagaTCATAGAAGGTCCTATTAAGAATGCCACCTTAGGAGAGTAGAGtccatattttacataatctttttatttcatacatttatttattaagcctATTCTGAGGgcaagataatatatatatatagatatatagatatagatatagatatagatatatgaaacTATAGTAGGTACAGTGGAGGGTTAGGAAGAAGGGGAGTACCAAGAAACAACTCTCTTCTCTGAAAGCTGACTCTGATATTTTTGAGGAGAGATAATGCACTCAAAGACAAAGTTAAACAATATTGAAAAAACAAGATAATCATCAAAATGAATGTTgtgataaaaattaatttatattcagAGTTATGGATTCAAAATGTTTTATCTATTATGCTTTTTCACAGTAACCTTTTGAGgaatttccatttcatagatgaggaaattgaactttATAGATGTTCATTGAGCTTTCTAAGTTCACACATATCCATCTTTTTATGGGgggtcatattttttaaatctacttcTACTACACAATGGTACGgaggaaatcaataaatgctAGAGTTCTGTAAAGTGAAGGGCACAGGGAAGAGATGAAACTTCAACTGAACTTTAAATTAAAGGATGAGGTTTTGTATAGTTTAGGGAAGAGAGACATATCTGAGTCAAGGATTAGAGTTTTAAATTAGAATGGACAGTGTAGGGAATTCTGAATCAAAGGTTATTAGGTAAAAG is drawn from Macrotis lagotis isolate mMagLag1 chromosome 5, bilby.v1.9.chrom.fasta, whole genome shotgun sequence and contains these coding sequences:
- the LOC141489305 gene encoding olfactory receptor 13G1-like: MKNQSMEIEFILVGFSSLPELRIFLLVSFLCIYVIAVMGNSLIFFTIYANQQLHTPMYFLLGNLSVIDLLCTSTIVPKMLANLFSQRAVISFAGCMAQMYIFTWALVSEIVLLAFMAFDRYAAICHPLHYPMIMSSRVCIGMVASVWVIGISNSAVHTSLAVPLSFCGSLVIDHFFCELPPILKLSCSDTRLNEALAFCADVIFGMGHCSLILVSYGYIIKTILRIRSSEGKKKAFSTCSSHLTVVSLYYSTVIYTYIRPTSNLSLERDKIITALYSVIIPMFNPIIYSFRNREVKGALQKLLGRTLFLSPGRTFSLKNHPS